In a genomic window of Jaculus jaculus isolate mJacJac1 chromosome 8, mJacJac1.mat.Y.cur, whole genome shotgun sequence:
- the Snrpc gene encoding U1 small nuclear ribonucleoprotein C encodes MPKFYCDYCDTYLTHDSPSVRKTHCSGRKHKENVKDYYQKWMEEQAQSLIDKTTAAFQQGKIPPAPFSAPPPAGAMIPPPPSLPGPPRPGMMPAPHMGGPPMMPMMGPPPPGMMPVGPAPGMRPPMGGHMPMMPGPPMMRPPARPMMVPTRPGMTRPDR; translated from the exons ATGCCCAA GTTTTACTGTGACTACTGCGACACATACCTCACCCATGACTCT cCGTCTGTGAGAAAGACACACTGCAGTGGCAGAAAACACAAAGAGAATGTCAAAGACTACTACCAGAAATGGATGGAAGAGCAGGCGCAGAGCCTGATTGACAAGACAA CGGCTGCATTTCAGCAAGGAAAGATCCCTCCCGCTCCATTCTCTGCCCCGCCTCCTGCAGGGGCCATGATCCCACCTCCTCCCAGTCTCC CGGGTCCTCCTCGACCTGGAATGATGCCAGCACCCCACATGGGAGGCCCTCCTATGATGCCAATGATgggtcctcctcctcctggaaTGATGCCCGTGGGTCCCG CTCCTGGAATGAGGCCACCTATGGGAGGCCACATGCCAATGATGCCCGGGCCGCCAATGATGAGACCTCCTGCTCGCCCCATGATGGTGCCCACTCGGCCTGGAATGACTCGACCAGACAGATAA